A window of Mycolicibacterium madagascariense genomic DNA:
GATCATCCGCGTGCAGAACAGTGCCGACCTGGCGTTCATGGCCCACACCGCGGCCAAGCTGTCGGGGTCGGGCATCGGCATCGGGATCCTGGCCCGCGGCACGTCGATGATCCATCAGCGCGACCTGCCCCGGCTGTCCAGCCTCGAGCTGTTCCCGCAGTGCCCGCTGCTGACGCTGGAGACCTACCGCAGCATCGGCTCCAACGCCGCGCAGTATGCGAAAGGCGAGTCACCGCAACCGGTTCCGACGCTGAACGATCAGATGGCCCGACCGCGCTGGCAGGCCAAGGCCGCACTGCTGCACCTCAAGGAGACCGAGCTGGTGCGCAAGGGGGCGCGCCCCGTGGAGGTCACCCCCGAGTTCTCCACGGCGGCCATTGGCTAGCGCGATGGGGCGGACCGTCGTGGGGGTCGACATCGGAAACTCCACCACGGAGGCGAGTCTCGCGACGATCGACGCCGACGGCGCGGTCGCCTACGTGGGTGCGGCCCTGACCGCGACGACGGGCATCAAGGGCACCGTCAAGAACGTCGAGGGCGTGACCAAGGCCGTGACGCGGGCGCTCGACGGCGCCGGTGTCCGGCTGGCGGAGCTGGACCTCATCCTGCTGAACGAGGCGACGCCGGTCATCAGCGGGCTGGCGATGGAGACGATCACCGAGACGATCATCACCGAGTCCACGATGATCGGGCACGATCCGCGCACCCCCGGCGGGCGGGGACTCGGCGTCGGGACCATCGTCGGCTTCGACGAGCTGCCCGACGTGGCCGCCGACGAACCGGTGATCGTGTTGGTGCCCAAGGGCATTGACTTCGACGTCACGGCCGCCACCATCAACGCCGCCGTCGACCGCGGGCTCGACGTGACCGGCGCGATCCTCTACGACGACGACGCGGTGCTGGTGGCCAATCGGCTCGTCCGCAGGATCCCCATCGTCGACGAGGTGTCGCGCATCGATCTGGTGCCGGTCGGAATGGTCGCCGCCGTCGAGGTGGCCGCGCCAGGGCAGTCGATCCGCACGCTGTCCAACGCCTATGGTCTGGCGACGATCTTCGGCCTCGATCCCGACCAGACCAGGGTGGTCTCGCCGGTGGCGCGCGCCCTCGTCGGCAACCGGTCCGCGGTGGTGGTGCGCACGCCGTCGGGTGACGTCGAGGATCGCACGATCCCGGCCGGCTCCCTCGACCTGATCGGGCCGAGGAAGCGTGCCTCGGTCGACGTGTCACGCGGTGCGGTGGACATCATGGCGGAGGTGCAGCGCGTCGGCCCGCTGGAGGACGTCGTCGGCGAGGCGGGCACCAACACCGGGGGCATGATCGCCACCGTGCGCCAGAGCATGGCCGACCTGTCCCAGCACGCCCTGGCCGACGTCCGCATCTCCGATCTGCTCGCCGTCGACACGCTGGTGCCACAGGAGGTCCGTGGCGGCGTGGCCGGTGAGGTCGCCCTCGAGAACGCGGTGGCTCTCGCAGCCATGGTGCGTACCAAGGAAAGTGGGATGCAGGCCGTCGCCGACGCCGTGGCGGTCGCGTTGCGCGCGAAGGGCGCCGACCGCGTCGAGGTCGTGGTCGGTGGGGTCGAGGCGGAGATGGCGGTGCTCGGCGCCCTCACCACGCCGGGCACCGACCAGCCGCTCGTCGTGCTCGACCTCGGAGGCGGATCCACCGACGCGGCGGCGATCGGCGTCGACGGCCACATCGACGCCACCCACCTCGCCGGGGCCGGGGATCTGGTGACCAAGCTGATCGACGCGGAGTTGGGGCTGAGCAACCTCGAGCTGGCCGAGGAGATCAAGCGGTGCCCACTTGCCAAGGCGGAGAGCTTCTTTCACGTCCGGCTGGAGAATGGCACCGTGCAGTTCTTCGAGACGCCGCTGTCCGCAACGGCATTCGCCCGCGTCGTCACGCTGAGCGAGAGCGGGATGAACCCCATCCCGACGCGGCACTCCCTGGAGCGGATCAGAGACGTCCGCAGGACGGCCAAGGAGCGGGTCTTCGTGGTGAATGCCCTGCGCGCGCTGCGCAGCGTCGCGCCGGGTGGCGATCTGCGCCAGCTCGGCTTCGTCGTGCTGCTCGGTGGGTGCGCACTCGACTTCGAGATCCCCGAGCTGATCGCCGACGCCGTCGCGTCCTACGGAATCGTCTGCGGCACGGGCAATGTCCGTGGCACCGAGGGCCCGCGCAACGCGGTGGCCTCGGGACTGGTCGCCTCCTACGCCGCCACGGCCGACCGGACGCCGACCGTCGAAGCCGGCGCCCATGCGTGAGGGCGGTCAGCCGGACAAGCCCGCCATCCTGGTGCTCAGCTGTGCAGACGGGCCGGTCGAACGGGCGGTGCTGGCGGGCATCGAGGAGGAGGGGGTGCCCGCCGTCGTCGAGCGGCCCCGGCGGCCCGTCGCGGCGCCCGAGCTCGCCGTCGCGGCGGCGGGGCGGTCGTCGCTGAGCGTTGGGGTCGGCATCGATGCCGACGGCGGGGTGTGCGTGCAGCACGACAAGCTGCCCGCGCCGCTGCCCGAGCTCGTCTCGACGGGCCCCGCGGATGCGGCCGTCGCCCGCGTCCTGGGCCACGACGCCGCCCGCATCGTGGTGGGCATCCCGTTGCTTGGTCTGCCGCGTTGAGCGCCTCCAAAGTGGTTGGTGGACAACGTGTTCGACGTTCCGGTGCGCGTGATGCGGGACGGGTCGCCGACGAGCCGTCGCGCTCATATGAGCGCCACGTAGGCGTTTCGAGTGGGACGGGCGACGTCGGCGGACCGGAGGACTACGCTGTCTCGCAGTGGTCCGGCACGGAGGCCGGTGCCGCGGAGTCTGCCGTTCGAGGAGCGTGATTCCCGATGGGTGTGCCGAAGGCGCTCGGTGATCGCGCGTCGCTGCGGGCGCCCTCGACGGCGCTGCGGGCGGTCCACGAACTGTTCGTCGCCGGTCGCGTCGACCCGTCCTATCTGGACACCACCCCGATCCGGCCGGTGGTGGCCGAGAGTTGGCGGCGCAGCCTGGCCAAGGGCGTCGACCCCGACGGCGAGGGCGCGTCGTCGTCGTCGGTGACCCTGCGGTTGGCCAGGATGCGAGACGCCCATCCGCTGGCGTCGGCGCTGCCGGTGATTCGCAAGCTCCTGGTGGACGACGCCGCTGATTCCGGTGTCGTCGTCGCCGTGACGTCGGCCGACGGGACGTTGCTCTGGGTCGAGGGGGACCCCGAGGCGTGTCGCAAGGCCGAGTCGATGAACTTCGTGCCCGGTGCCGACTGGAGCGAGCGCCACGTCGGCACCAACGCGCCGGGCACCGCGCTGGCCCTGGATCGCGAGCTGCAGATCAGGAGCTCCGAACACTTCGCCCGGGTCGCCCAGCCGTGGAACTGCACCGCCGCGCCCGTGCACGACCCCGCCACGGGCGTGCTGCTCGGCGCCATCGACCTCACCGGCGGGCCCGAGGTGGCCTCCGGGCAGGCGCTCGCGCTGGTGCGCGCCACCGCCGTCGCCGTCGAGAACCATCTGGCCCTGCTGCGGCTGACCGAGCCCCGAGCGCACGCACGCGCCGAGACCAGCGCCCACCTGCGCGTGCTCGGCGCTCATCGGCCGCGGTGGCAGTTCACCGATGAGAGCGGCGAGCGCCGGATCACGGCACTGACGCCCCGCCACGCCGACATCCTGGTGCTGCTGACCCAGCACCCCGAGGGGCTCAGCGCCGATCACCTCGCGATGATGCTCGACGACAAGGACCTCGACGTCGTCACCGTCCGCGCCGAGATGTCGCGGCTGCGACGGGTCATCGAACCCGTGGTGGTCGGTTCGCGTCCCTACCGGTTGCTGCACCCGGTCGACAGCGACGTCAGCGAGGTGTTCGCGGCCATGCGGGCGGGCGACGTCGGCTCGGCGCTGAGCGCGTACACCGGTGCCCTGCTGCCGCAGTCGATGTCACCGGCGATCGCCCGCTTGCGCACCGAGCTCGGCACCAGTCTGCGCACCGCCGTCATCGCCTCTGGGGATCTGGGGCTGCTGAGTCGGTGGCTGGAGCTGCCGGAGGGGCGCGACGACCGGGCCGGCTGGCGACTGCTGCACGACGGGGCGGGCGCCGGGTCGATCGGTCAGGCGCAGGCCCGCGGTCATCTGGCCGGGCTCGATCTGGATCTCGCCTGACCCGATCGCCCCGCTGCGGAACCGGACGGGTGCCCGCCGCGTCGTAACCCGGCATGGGACACAGTGAATCGGTTCGGGCCGACGTAGGGGAGCTGCTCGATGCGGCCCGCCGGTGGGACGCGTTGGCCGAGCTCGTCGACGGGGTGGTGCGCCACCTGGACCGGCTGGCGTTCGACGGCGCGGTCGCCGGCGCCGCACACGCGGCCCGCGGGGATGCCGTGCGCCGGGCCGTCGACGACGTCGCCGATCAGGTGCTCGAGTGGGCGAGGGCGCTGCGAGAGGTGGGGGCCGCGCTCGCCGCGTCTGGTCGCCGCTACGCCGAGGCCGATGCCGTCGCCGCGGCCCGGCTGAGCTGACGGTGGCCGAGCAGTTCGACGTCACGGCGCGGCTCGCCGAGGGGCGGCCCACCGTGGACGACGTCGAGGAGTACGTGGCGGCGTGCCGTTCGCTCGGCTATCAGCACCGCGACCTGACCGCGCATCCCACCCAGGTCCGCGACTGGTATGACGGCGACGACGGGATGGACCTGCGCGTCCTCGACGCCGACCACCGCGCCTTGTCCGCCGCCGCGCTCGCCGCCGAGGAAGCGGCCAGCCGCCAGGCCGATCTGGCCGCACAGCTGACCGCGGGGTGGGCCGGCCGGGGTGGTGCTGCGGCGGACGAATTCCTTTCCCGCAGTTGCCAAGCGGCGCAGTCCGTCAGCGCGGCGGTGCGCAGGGCCGCCGATGCCGCGGCCGCGCTGCCGGACGCGCTGTGGCACGCGGTCGACGAGAAGGTGGCCGCCACCGAAGC
This region includes:
- a CDS encoding propanediol/glycerol family dehydratase medium subunit produces the protein MATNVQDEQRTLSFTEVGPAGRGTRSDEVVIAISPAFGSLFSRTIVDIPHAEVIRQLLAGIEEQEVSARIIRVQNSADLAFMAHTAAKLSGSGIGIGILARGTSMIHQRDLPRLSSLELFPQCPLLTLETYRSIGSNAAQYAKGESPQPVPTLNDQMARPRWQAKAALLHLKETELVRKGARPVEVTPEFSTAAIG
- a CDS encoding diol dehydratase reactivase subunit alpha; the protein is MGRTVVGVDIGNSTTEASLATIDADGAVAYVGAALTATTGIKGTVKNVEGVTKAVTRALDGAGVRLAELDLILLNEATPVISGLAMETITETIITESTMIGHDPRTPGGRGLGVGTIVGFDELPDVAADEPVIVLVPKGIDFDVTAATINAAVDRGLDVTGAILYDDDAVLVANRLVRRIPIVDEVSRIDLVPVGMVAAVEVAAPGQSIRTLSNAYGLATIFGLDPDQTRVVSPVARALVGNRSAVVVRTPSGDVEDRTIPAGSLDLIGPRKRASVDVSRGAVDIMAEVQRVGPLEDVVGEAGTNTGGMIATVRQSMADLSQHALADVRISDLLAVDTLVPQEVRGGVAGEVALENAVALAAMVRTKESGMQAVADAVAVALRAKGADRVEVVVGGVEAEMAVLGALTTPGTDQPLVVLDLGGGSTDAAAIGVDGHIDATHLAGAGDLVTKLIDAELGLSNLELAEEIKRCPLAKAESFFHVRLENGTVQFFETPLSATAFARVVTLSESGMNPIPTRHSLERIRDVRRTAKERVFVVNALRALRSVAPGGDLRQLGFVVLLGGCALDFEIPELIADAVASYGIVCGTGNVRGTEGPRNAVASGLVASYAATADRTPTVEAGAHA
- a CDS encoding glycerol dehydratase reactivase beta/small subunit family protein, whose product is MREGGQPDKPAILVLSCADGPVERAVLAGIEEEGVPAVVERPRRPVAAPELAVAAAGRSSLSVGVGIDADGGVCVQHDKLPAPLPELVSTGPADAAVARVLGHDAARIVVGIPLLGLPR
- a CDS encoding helix-turn-helix domain-containing protein, coding for MGVPKALGDRASLRAPSTALRAVHELFVAGRVDPSYLDTTPIRPVVAESWRRSLAKGVDPDGEGASSSSVTLRLARMRDAHPLASALPVIRKLLVDDAADSGVVVAVTSADGTLLWVEGDPEACRKAESMNFVPGADWSERHVGTNAPGTALALDRELQIRSSEHFARVAQPWNCTAAPVHDPATGVLLGAIDLTGGPEVASGQALALVRATAVAVENHLALLRLTEPRAHARAETSAHLRVLGAHRPRWQFTDESGERRITALTPRHADILVLLTQHPEGLSADHLAMMLDDKDLDVVTVRAEMSRLRRVIEPVVVGSRPYRLLHPVDSDVSEVFAAMRAGDVGSALSAYTGALLPQSMSPAIARLRTELGTSLRTAVIASGDLGLLSRWLELPEGRDDRAGWRLLHDGAGAGSIGQAQARGHLAGLDLDLA
- a CDS encoding ESX-1 secretion-associated protein; the encoded protein is MGHSESVRADVGELLDAARRWDALAELVDGVVRHLDRLAFDGAVAGAAHAARGDAVRRAVDDVADQVLEWARALREVGAALAASGRRYAEADAVAAARLS